Proteins encoded in a region of the Plasmodium brasilianum strain Bolivian I chromosome Unknown PB_00_04, whole genome shotgun sequence genome:
- a CDS encoding fam-l protein, translated as MEKKIKLLLFINIATFIPLTWICHFSNETRTSYGSLGENYINDKKLNTKNYRLLAKCKHNKDLCTMGLKEGIPNCDMTEGKDIFNNENIFAQLKRQSNRSLSRNIERQKKDKKNNSRIFETEQYSRFEKKIFKELDYATFLKNNRGVSNNIYQKIILKKYGFRLGLPIFFVLLLSILLLLDLFVGYGLIRGLFKILNIISEHLNYTVTGKVKALQVMLKPLHEWLKKSPFRSFFECAVNVTSSTDNSIDKHYYITGFFGFLIYFIPIFIIGVTCILGVFYYHKKVKKYEKIKFKKR; from the exons atggaaaaaaaaattaagttactcttatttattaatattgctACGTTTATACCTTTAACATGGATATGCCATTTTAGCAATGAAACt AGGACATCTTATGGATCTTTGGGTGAAAACTATATAAAtgacaaaaaattaaatacaaagAATTATCGATTATTAGCAAAATGTAAGCATAATAAGGATTTGTGTACTATGGGGTTAAAAGAAGGGATACCAAATTGTGATATGACAGAAggaaaagatatatttaataatgaaaacataTTTGCACAATTAAAAAGACAATCAAATAGAAGTTTATCAAGGAATATAGaaaggcaaaaaaaagataagaaaaataattctcGTATATTTGAAACCGAACAATATTCTCGTTtcgaaaaaaagatattcaAAGAACTTGATTATGCTACCTTTCTTAAAAACAACAGGGGggttagtaataatatttaccaaaaaataatacttaaaaaGTACGGATTTCGATTAGGTTTacctatattttttgttttgttgttATCCATATTACTTTTACTAGATTTATTCGTGGGTTATGGGCTTATAAGAGGATTGTTTAAGATTTTGAATATTATCTCTGAACATTTGAACTACACAGTTACAGGAAAAGTGAAAGCTTTACAAGTAATGTTGAAACCTCTGCATGAATGGTTGAAAAAATCCCCTTTTAGATCTTTCTTCGAATGTGCTGTTAATGTAACAAGTAGTACTGATAACTCAATAGataaacattattatataaccGGTTTCTTTGGTTTTCTGATATATTTCATTCCCATCTTTATAATAGGTGTCACATGTATATTAGGGGTTTTTTActaccataaaaaagttaaaaaatatgaaaaaattaagttcaaaaaaaggtaa
- a CDS encoding fam-l protein: protein MDKKIKLLFFIKISAFILISWMWNLSNEMSIFKKSLSMKCNPGKKLDAVEYRILTKYKQHKDSCDVCLKEYIPNCGSNENKDISINGKWAKTNNKLSNIDSSKSAKDHKQIMKYKSCIFESKKYSHMEKKIFKELDYEYFLKNNRTISDKTYKKIILKKYGLRFAFPLLLFLLLFLSLMLDSFMNLGLMRGLYSILRLCASEGWSNPLRKVLSDERFKWLFESMKKVKVRKKGSEFMETYVYIPSFFRLIIYAIPFIIFGVTLISRTIYYHKKVKKYEKIKFKKR, encoded by the exons atggataaaaaaattaagttacttttttttattaaaatttctgcGTTTATCCTTATATCTTGGATGTGGAATTTAAGCAATGAGATG agtatatttaaaaagtccTTGAGTATGAAATGCAACCCtggaaaaaaattagatgCAGTAGAATACagaatattaacaaaatataaacagcATAAGGATTCATGTGATGTAtgtttaaaagaatatataccAAATTGTGGATcgaatgaaaataaagatatatctaTTAATGGAAAATGGGccaaaacaaataataaacttTCAAATATAGATTCATCAAAGAGTGCAAAAGACCATAAacaaattatgaaatataagtcttgtatatttgaatcaaaaaaatattcccatatggaaaaaaaaatattcaaagaacttgattatgaatattttcttaaaaacaaTAGAACAATCAGTGATAAgacttacaaaaaaataatacttaaaaaatacgGACTACGATTTGCTTTTcctttactattatttttgttattattcttatcaCTAATGCTAGATTCATTTATGAATCTTGGACTTATGAGAGGATTATATAGTATATTGAGATTATGCGCTAGTGAAGGTTGGTCCAATCCACTGCGTAAAGTGCTTAGTGATGAACGTTTTAAATGGCTTTTCGAGTCtatgaaaaaagtaaaagtacGAAAAAAAGGATCTGAATTTATGGAAACATATGTTTACATTCCGAGCTTTTTTAGATTGATAATATATGCTATacctttcattatttttggTGTTACACTTATATCACGCACTATTTATTACCacaaaaaagtgaaaaaatatgaaaaaattaaatttaagaaaagataa